CCCGATCGAATCCGGAGATCGTTCTCGGGGAAGATGATCCCATTTGAACCATGCTGGGAACGTGATATTTGGGCACCTTAGGCGCTCGTGCGAGGCAACACTGCTGCTTCCTGTAGCGTAACTGTAGCCAGCCATCCAGCACCGCGCTTGGGGCAGGCAGGTTTCGTGCCATGACTGGTCCAGAGTTGTCAGCGAATCGCCAACTCACCTCCGTAGGCCACCCCATTCACATCACACTTAATGAATAAATTAATCAGATTTTAGACTGCATGATTGTATTGATACATGTATGATGGTGAATCAAAGCATTCACTGGGAGAACGGGGGGATTCCATGTCCACTGAAGCGAACATGATGGAGACACGCTCAATTGAGCAGATACCGACGCAAGAGCGGCATGGTCGTCCTTTTTCGCTCTTCACACTCTGGTTTGCATCGAATTTCCAGATCAATGCATTGGTGACAGGTGCAGTAGCGGTGGCTCTCGGTCTCAATTTCGGCCTCGCCTTGCTGGCTATCGTGGTTGGCAACCTGATCGGTGCCCTGTTTATGGCCTATCACTCGGTCCAGGGTCCAAGGCTCGGATTGCCACAAATGATTCAGTCACGAGCGCAGTTCGGGTATCGCGGTGCGATGCTCCCATTTGTCGTTGTCGTCGTGATGTATTTGGGCTTTGCGGTAGCAGGGGGCCTCGTTGCGGGACCGGCGCTCGCGAACTGGATCGGGATCTCTCGGGACCTGGGTGTAGTGATCTATAACGTTGTGGTCCTGGTCGTAGCGCTGTTTGGTTATCGTCTCATTCATGCGGTATCGCGCGTCATCTCAGTACTCAGTGCCGTTGGGTTTGTAATCATCTTTGTTGAACTCATTCAGCATGTGCCCTCGAACTATCATGGCACGGCGAACAATCTCGCCACTTTCATGTTGGCAGTATCGATCTTTGTCTCATGGCAGATCACATGGGCGCCCTATGTGTCGGACTATTCGCGCTACCTCCCGAGTAAGACGAAGGGCTCGGTGACGTTCGCCTACACCTTTGTCGGTTCTGCAGTGGGAGCGATCTTGATCATGGGGGTTGGGGCGCTTGGGGCGGCCATCAACTATAGCGCATTGAACGCCGATCCCATTGGATTCCTCGGACATCGTATCCCAGCGGTGGCGGGGTTGCTTATCGTTCTTCTGCTCCTTAGCCTGCTGCCCGCCAGCGCAGAGAGTCCCTATGGCGCATTTCTTACCGCCTTAAGTGCGGTCTCGGCGAATGGGAAGTTGCGCTCGACAAAGCGAGCGCGTGCGATCTTTGTGGTGGGCTTTACGATACTCTCATTGTTGGTCACCATCTTGTTCCCAAACAACATTCTCAACAACTTTGAGAACGTGATTCTGTTTCTGCTCTATCTCCTCGTTCCATGGACGGCGATTAACCTCACCGATTATTACCTAGTCCGGCGCGGTCACTATGACGTCGCTGGACTCCTTCGACGCCATGGTCCCTATGGGCAGTGGAATATCGGAACTCTGCTGATCTATGGCTTGACGATCCTGTTGGAAGTCCCTTTTGTGAACTCAAGCCTGTATGAGGGCCCTATTGCCAAACACCTCGGAGGTGCAGACATCTCCTGGATCGTCGGCCTTGTCTTTGCTACGGTCGCCTACTACCTCTACGCTAAGTGGCAAGGTATTCCGGTTCGATCGGAAGGCGAGGTCGAGGAGGTGCAAAGCTGACGAGTTCAACGCCAATCTCAACGCAGCTGTTGACGTTCAAGTCGATACTCGAAGGACACAGACTCACTCCGGTGCAGCGCAGGATTGCGCAGACTCTTGCGGCCCACTTAGGCCGTGCCGATTATCTCACAACCTCTGAACTCGCTGAACTCGCTGGCGTGTCACAGCCCTCAGTTGTCCGTTTTGCAACGGCACTTGGCTATTCGGGTTACGCTGAACTTCGCAGAACGTTACGCGATCTCGGATCGGGTGAACGGAGTCAACAGGATCCAGAGGCGCTGAACAAGTACCAGTTGGCGATCTCAGAGGAGATCGCCAACCTGAGCCGACTGAGTGCCTTATTGACCGATGGGTCTCAGCTTGAGCGAATCGGGTCGATTTTAGCAGCGAGCAAACCGCTTATCATCGTCGGTGTTCGGGCATCGCAGGCACTCGCGCGTTACGCTGCGTTCTACGCTCGGAAGGTCCATCCCTATGTGCTCTTGGTGGAGGAAGCTGGTTCTTCGGCAGTTGATCAACTGTACGAGGCTCACCAGGCTGGAGCTTCTGCCATGTTGGTCGTGGCGATGCCACGCTGGCCGCGTGACCTGATTCCTTTATTGGAGACGGGACGGAGATTGGGCTACTGCATGGTCGGTCTCACTGATCAGTCAGGCTCTCCGACGCTCGACTATATGGATTATTCGTTGTTGGTTCCCGTGGGGACAACACTCCTCTATGATACTCACGCCGCCGCCCTGCTTGCCCTCTCGCTGCTGATCGAGGCAATTGCGGATGCGGATCCGCCAGCCGCTGAAGTGCTGATGGAGGCCTTTGAGTCAAGAGCGAGCACGTACCAGTACTTCCTCAAATCCTGAAAGGTAGTGATGAACTCATCGACCCGTCTCCCCCAGCTCTTTGCCCAGATCGCGGCGATCGGCTATGACGCCGTGCATGGAGGCTATCGCCGCTTCGCCTACTCCGATGAGGACCGTGAACTCCGAACATTCTTTGCCCAGACGGTTAGCGAGCTGGGACTCACCCTTAGTGTGGATACTGCCAACAATCAGTGGGCGTGGTGGGGCGACCCAGATCTCGACCCTGAACACAACCTTGTGCTTGGCTCGCACCTCGATTCAGTTCCTGCTGGTGGGGCCTACGATGGTCCGCTCGGTGTCTTGTCTGCCATCTGCGCGGTTGAACAACTCCTCCGTGATGGCTTTCGTCCTCGTGCTGCGGTAGGAATCGCGAACTTCATCGACGAAGAGGGAGCTCGCTTTGGGGTGGCGTGCCTGGGATCACGCGTCCTCACTGGAGAGACCACCTCGACACGCCTTGAACAACTACGCGATTATGACAGGAGATCTTTCGGAGAGGTCGTGAGGGCAACAGGAGTCGAGCCCACCCAGCTGAGACGGGATGAACGGGCACTCTCGCGCATCGGACGCTTTGTGGAGCTCCATATCGAACAGGGCCATCAACTCATCAGCCTCGCCGCACCCCTCGGGCTCGCGAGTTTCATTTGGCCCCATGGTCGCTGGTCGACGACGCTGTCCGGTGTGCCTAATCATGCGGGCACTACACCCCTGGCGGAACGTGATGATCCGGTCATCAAAGCAGCGAATTTTATCCTCGATCTCACCGCGTGTGCGGAGCGACACAAGGCCGTAGCGACCTGTGGCAAGATCGTTGTCGAACCCAACGCGGTCAACGCGATCGCCTCTAAGGTACACCTTTGGGTCGATGCTCGAGCCGAGGACGGTGATCGACTCGAGCGTCTTGCAGCGGAGATTGGCGAACTCGCTCATGGATACGGGGGCGTCCTCGTCAATGAATCTCTGACGCCAGCGACGGTCTTTGATACGGAATTGACTGGAAGGATTGGTTCGATCCTGGGGCACCTCCCGGTCATCAGCACCGGGGCAGGACATGACGCCGGCATCCTGGCGACGCACGGGATTCCTGCGGCGATGCTCTTTGTTAGGAACCCCACCGGCGTGTCACACTCCCCGCTGGAAGACGCCGACGAGGAGGACATGGCCGCCGGGGTCGACGCCCTGATTCGGGTGATCCAGGGTCTAAGCGGATGAAGATTTTCGCAGATCTTGCCCTTGTTGCGCCAGGTGACCTACGATCGAAGATCGTGGTAACGGTCGAGGAGGGCCGAATCGTTGGCCTTGAGGAAGGCACCCCTGAGGGGAGTGATTCGGTGGTCGGGTTCTTGATGCCTGGTGCCTGCAATGGTCATAGTCACGCCTTCCATCGTGGACTCCGGGGCCGCGCGATTCAAGGAGCGGATGATTTTTGGCGATGGCGCGAAGCTATGTATCGTTTTGCCGACCGGCTGGATCCCGATACCTACCTGGAACTCGCGACGCTGGTGTTTCGTGAGATGCGCCTCGCGGGTTTCACCTCAGTGGGGGAGTTCCACTACCTGCATCACGGCGCGGACGCTAAGGCCTATGCGGATCGGAATGCGATGGGCCGAGCCTTGATCGAGGCAGCTCGACAAGCCCAGGTGCGCCTCGGCCTTATCGACGTAGCCTACCTCCACGGCGGGCTCGGTGAGGCGGGATATCTTCCGCTCCAAGGGGTGCAGCGTCGCTTTGGGGACGCCGATGTCGATACCTACCTGGACCGAGTCGGGGAGCTCGATGACTCTGCGATGGTTCGTATTGTACGTGGTGCGCATTCGTTACGGGCGGTCTCGCTCTCAGAACTAGCGGTGATCGTCGAGGCGATTGATGGGGCGCCATGGCATCTTCACCTGATGGAACAGGTAAAGGAAGTCGACGCGCTGATCGGCTACTACGGAGAACGACCGCTCCGTTTGCTTGAGGATCGGGGACTACTCGGCCCATCGACGACGCTCGTGCACCTGAATCAGGTCATCGAATCCGAACTCGCTTGTCTGGTGCGCACAGGCGCTGTGACCTGTGCTTGTCCTACCACCGAGGAGGACCTTGGGGATGGTCTTTCCCTGGCGGGTCACCTACTGCGGGCTGGAGCTCGAGTGAGCATCGGAACCGATCAACACGTCCATATCGATGCGCTCTTGGAAGCCTCCAGTATCGACGCCCACGAGCGGCTCCGCACGCATCAGCGTTCGTTGCTACGCACCGAAGAGCTTTGGTCGACACTGTGGGCGCATGACACCATTGGCTTTGGCGAGGTGGGGTGGATTGCCCCCGGCGCACTCGCCGATCTGGTAGCCCTCGATCTTAGCGAGCCTGGGATTGCGGGTGTTGATCCGGTTGAGCTTGTCCGTCTTGGAACCCGGGCTGCAATCACCAACGTCTGGGTCGATGGGCAAGAGACGACTTCAGACATCGACGGAGAACGGCGCGAGCTTGGGGCGCAACTTCGGGCTACGATCGCCAGGATAGAAGGGAAGTACTGATGGGAAATCGACACGATCCAGACCGATCGATCAAGGCACCGCGGGGGACAGAGCTGACCTGTCGGAGTTGGCTCACTGAGGCGCCGTACCGCATGATTCAAAACAACCTTGATATTGAAGTAGCGGAACATCCGGAGGATCTCGTCGTCTATGGCGGTATCGGACGAGCGGCGAGGGACTGGGAATCCTTCGATCGGATCCTTGCTGCTTTGCGTACGTTGGGTGATGACGAGACGCTCCTTGTACAGAGTGGCAAGCCAGTGGGAGTTTTCCCCACCCATCCGGATGCGCCGAGGGTTTTGATTGCGAACTCAAATCTGGTCCCGCACTGGGCGAACTGGGAGCACTTCGATGAACTTGACGCCAAGGGCTTGATGATGTTCGGTCAGATGACGGCGGGCAGCTGGATCTATATTGGATCACAAGGGATTGTTCAGGGAACCTACGAAACTTTTGTCTCCGCGGCACAGACCCACTTTGGTGGCGACCCCTTTGGTCGTTGGATTCTTACCGCCGGTCTCGGTGGTATGGGAGGTGCCCAGCCGTTGGCGGCGACGATGGC
This DNA window, taken from Ferrimicrobium sp., encodes the following:
- a CDS encoding cytosine permease yields the protein MSTEANMMETRSIEQIPTQERHGRPFSLFTLWFASNFQINALVTGAVAVALGLNFGLALLAIVVGNLIGALFMAYHSVQGPRLGLPQMIQSRAQFGYRGAMLPFVVVVVMYLGFAVAGGLVAGPALANWIGISRDLGVVIYNVVVLVVALFGYRLIHAVSRVISVLSAVGFVIIFVELIQHVPSNYHGTANNLATFMLAVSIFVSWQITWAPYVSDYSRYLPSKTKGSVTFAYTFVGSAVGAILIMGVGALGAAINYSALNADPIGFLGHRIPAVAGLLIVLLLLSLLPASAESPYGAFLTALSAVSANGKLRSTKRARAIFVVGFTILSLLVTILFPNNILNNFENVILFLLYLLVPWTAINLTDYYLVRRGHYDVAGLLRRHGPYGQWNIGTLLIYGLTILLEVPFVNSSLYEGPIAKHLGGADISWIVGLVFATVAYYLYAKWQGIPVRSEGEVEEVQS
- a CDS encoding MurR/RpiR family transcriptional regulator; this translates as MTFKSILEGHRLTPVQRRIAQTLAAHLGRADYLTTSELAELAGVSQPSVVRFATALGYSGYAELRRTLRDLGSGERSQQDPEALNKYQLAISEEIANLSRLSALLTDGSQLERIGSILAASKPLIIVGVRASQALARYAAFYARKVHPYVLLVEEAGSSAVDQLYEAHQAGASAMLVVAMPRWPRDLIPLLETGRRLGYCMVGLTDQSGSPTLDYMDYSLLVPVGTTLLYDTHAAALLALSLLIEAIADADPPAAEVLMEAFESRASTYQYFLKS
- a CDS encoding allantoate amidohydrolase, which encodes MNSSTRLPQLFAQIAAIGYDAVHGGYRRFAYSDEDRELRTFFAQTVSELGLTLSVDTANNQWAWWGDPDLDPEHNLVLGSHLDSVPAGGAYDGPLGVLSAICAVEQLLRDGFRPRAAVGIANFIDEEGARFGVACLGSRVLTGETTSTRLEQLRDYDRRSFGEVVRATGVEPTQLRRDERALSRIGRFVELHIEQGHQLISLAAPLGLASFIWPHGRWSTTLSGVPNHAGTTPLAERDDPVIKAANFILDLTACAERHKAVATCGKIVVEPNAVNAIASKVHLWVDARAEDGDRLERLAAEIGELAHGYGGVLVNESLTPATVFDTELTGRIGSILGHLPVISTGAGHDAGILATHGIPAAMLFVRNPTGVSHSPLEDADEEDMAAGVDALIRVIQGLSG
- a CDS encoding formimidoylglutamate deiminase; its protein translation is MKIFADLALVAPGDLRSKIVVTVEEGRIVGLEEGTPEGSDSVVGFLMPGACNGHSHAFHRGLRGRAIQGADDFWRWREAMYRFADRLDPDTYLELATLVFREMRLAGFTSVGEFHYLHHGADAKAYADRNAMGRALIEAARQAQVRLGLIDVAYLHGGLGEAGYLPLQGVQRRFGDADVDTYLDRVGELDDSAMVRIVRGAHSLRAVSLSELAVIVEAIDGAPWHLHLMEQVKEVDALIGYYGERPLRLLEDRGLLGPSTTLVHLNQVIESELACLVRTGAVTCACPTTEEDLGDGLSLAGHLLRAGARVSIGTDQHVHIDALLEASSIDAHERLRTHQRSLLRTEELWSTLWAHDTIGFGEVGWIAPGALADLVALDLSEPGIAGVDPVELVRLGTRAAITNVWVDGQETTSDIDGERRELGAQLRATIARIEGKY